A section of the Desulfatiglans anilini DSM 4660 genome encodes:
- a CDS encoding NTP transferase domain-containing protein, with the protein MTLSMTASLVMAAGRGSRMEGYAGNKTLLPLLPEGGPFVGRQPLIFEIVKNLPAGPKAIVVHHREAEVREATRHLDVTYCRQPELNGTGGALIAAAPFIEKTSFDALLITMGDVPLVEASTYGALVDGLVQHPFMVLGFKPREKRRYGLVEMEEDRVMRITEWTYWKDYPPETQKRLTICNAGIYAVRREVLGRFLPVLESRPHRVEKRVNGAMKTIEEYFITDLVDYLNEAGLTVGCRVVCDESEVMGVDDPESLRRAQEIYAMRRKKG; encoded by the coding sequence ATGACGCTATCGATGACCGCCTCTTTGGTGATGGCGGCGGGGCGCGGCAGCCGGATGGAAGGCTACGCCGGCAACAAGACCCTTCTTCCCCTGCTGCCGGAAGGCGGGCCGTTTGTCGGCCGTCAGCCGTTGATTTTCGAAATCGTGAAAAACCTCCCGGCCGGGCCGAAGGCGATCGTGGTCCACCATCGAGAGGCGGAAGTCAGGGAGGCGACCCGGCATCTCGATGTCACCTACTGCCGGCAGCCCGAGCTGAACGGGACCGGTGGCGCGCTCATTGCGGCGGCCCCCTTCATTGAAAAAACGTCCTTTGACGCCCTGTTGATCACCATGGGAGATGTCCCTCTTGTCGAGGCGTCGACTTACGGGGCGTTGGTAGACGGTCTGGTGCAGCACCCCTTCATGGTGCTCGGCTTTAAGCCCCGGGAAAAGCGCCGCTACGGTCTGGTGGAAATGGAGGAGGACCGGGTGATGCGTATTACGGAGTGGACTTACTGGAAGGATTATCCCCCCGAGACGCAGAAGCGCCTGACGATATGCAACGCCGGGATCTACGCCGTACGTAGAGAGGTCCTTGGCAGGTTCCTGCCGGTTTTGGAATCGCGCCCCCACCGGGTGGAAAAGCGGGTGAATGGCGCCATGAAAACCATCGAGGAATATTTTATCACGGATCTGGTGGATTACTTGAACGAGGCGGGCTTGACGGTAGGCTGCCGCGTGGTCTGCGACGAAAGCGAGGTCATGGGGGTTGACGATCCGGAAAGCCTGCGGCGGGCGCAGGAGATTTATGCCATGCGCCGAAAGAAGGGGTGA
- a CDS encoding acyl-CoA dehydrogenase family protein — MQYDLTEEQLMLKETVARIAREQVAPGAEKRDEEAQFPWDMVEILKENALFGADFPEVYGGSEMGLLALCVMIEELAKACASTAVILLVHELGTMPIFLAGNSEQKSRYLPRLAAGDALIAFGLTEPNAGSDVSSLRTRAVKEGDGYLLNGSKIFISHADVAEVICVAARTDTTVPGHKGTGVFIVDKGTSGLSIGKREKKMGLRASSTVEVVLEDVRVPAANLLAEENSGFPIIMKTLDITRIPVAAQAVGIAQGALDYAIQYTKERQQFGKPLFSFQGLQWMMADMATRVEASRQLTYKAAALFEAVPKNLDRVSRELIRHSAMAKVFAADTAMQVTTDAVQLLGGYGYVKEYPVERMMRDAKITQIYEGTSQIQKVVISSTL, encoded by the coding sequence ATGCAGTACGATCTAACGGAAGAGCAGTTGATGCTGAAGGAGACGGTGGCCCGAATCGCCAGGGAGCAGGTCGCGCCGGGGGCCGAGAAACGCGACGAGGAGGCGCAATTCCCTTGGGACATGGTGGAGATCCTCAAAGAAAACGCCCTTTTCGGGGCTGATTTTCCAGAGGTTTATGGGGGCTCCGAGATGGGCCTGCTTGCGCTCTGCGTGATGATCGAGGAACTCGCCAAGGCGTGCGCATCCACCGCCGTGATTCTTCTGGTGCACGAACTCGGGACTATGCCCATCTTTCTTGCGGGCAATTCCGAGCAGAAGTCACGGTATCTGCCGCGTCTGGCTGCCGGGGATGCGCTCATCGCCTTCGGACTGACTGAGCCGAACGCCGGGTCGGATGTCTCGAGCCTCCGCACTCGGGCGGTCAAAGAGGGCGACGGTTATCTCCTTAACGGCAGCAAGATCTTCATCTCCCATGCGGACGTGGCGGAGGTGATCTGCGTGGCGGCCAGGACCGATACGACGGTGCCCGGCCACAAGGGGACGGGCGTTTTCATCGTGGACAAGGGGACTTCCGGGCTCAGCATCGGGAAGCGCGAGAAGAAGATGGGGCTGCGCGCCTCTTCCACCGTGGAGGTCGTTCTGGAGGATGTCCGCGTTCCGGCGGCCAACCTGCTCGCCGAAGAAAACTCAGGATTCCCTATCATCATGAAAACGCTCGACATCACCCGAATTCCCGTGGCGGCCCAGGCGGTGGGGATAGCGCAAGGCGCGCTCGACTATGCCATCCAGTACACCAAGGAGCGCCAGCAGTTCGGGAAGCCGCTCTTCTCTTTCCAGGGTCTTCAGTGGATGATGGCGGATATGGCGACACGGGTCGAGGCATCGCGCCAGTTGACTTACAAGGCCGCTGCACTCTTCGAGGCGGTGCCCAAAAACCTCGACAGGGTCTCCCGTGAACTGATCCGCCACTCGGCGATGGCGAAGGTGTTTGCGGCGGACACCGCCATGCAGGTGACGACGGATGCGGTGCAGCTTTTGGGTGGGTATGGGTATGTCAAAGAATATCCGGTGGAGCGGATGATGCGGGATGCCAAGATCACGCAGATTTACGAAGGGACGAGCCAGATCCAGAAGGTCGTGATCTCTTCCACCCTTTGA
- a CDS encoding RtcB family protein, with protein sequence MDIKLEKVDDCRWRIPRTGPMRVDGLIFSNDELIKQVQGDQSLQQVANVATLPGIVGHSLAMPDIHWGYGFPIGGVAAFDPATGVVSPGGVGYDINCGCRLMTTALTIGDVRLSIKELILSLFRNVPTGVGSTGAVVLTKAEEARVALEGAAWAVKQGFGTTEDLERTEDLGTMAGADPSVLSERALKRGVDQLGTLGSGNHFLEVQVVDTIYDPKTAAAFGLQEGQVTVFLHTGSRGFGHQICDDFLKMMSQKSNLLPFDLPDRQLACAPLQSEMARRYLAAMACAANYAWANRQILMHLTRETFMKTLGLSPRDLRMRLLFDVCHNIAKHETHRFGGRTMELCVHRKGATRALPPGHPLLPEIYRLVGQPVLIPGDMGTHSYVLVGAEGAMAETFGSTCHGAGRVLSRSQALKRAKGRSISREMDDKGIVVHSKGKKTLAEEMPEAYKDASQVVEVVHAAGLARKVARLTPLGVIKG encoded by the coding sequence TCGACGGGCTGATTTTTTCGAACGACGAACTCATCAAGCAGGTCCAGGGGGACCAGAGTCTGCAGCAGGTTGCCAACGTCGCCACCCTGCCTGGAATCGTGGGGCACTCGCTCGCCATGCCGGATATCCACTGGGGTTATGGCTTCCCGATCGGCGGGGTGGCGGCCTTCGATCCGGCAACCGGGGTCGTGTCACCGGGCGGGGTCGGTTACGACATCAACTGCGGCTGCCGACTCATGACCACGGCGCTCACGATCGGAGACGTACGCCTCTCTATCAAAGAGCTGATACTCTCCCTGTTCAGGAATGTCCCGACCGGCGTAGGATCCACGGGGGCGGTCGTGCTCACGAAGGCCGAGGAGGCCCGGGTGGCGCTCGAAGGTGCGGCTTGGGCCGTCAAACAGGGCTTCGGAACGACGGAGGACCTGGAGAGAACGGAAGACCTCGGCACCATGGCCGGAGCGGATCCTTCCGTCCTGAGCGAACGAGCCCTGAAGCGGGGCGTCGATCAACTCGGCACCCTCGGATCAGGCAACCATTTCCTTGAAGTTCAGGTCGTCGATACGATTTACGATCCGAAAACCGCGGCGGCCTTTGGTCTGCAAGAAGGTCAGGTGACCGTTTTCCTCCACACGGGATCAAGAGGATTCGGCCATCAGATCTGTGACGATTTCCTGAAGATGATGAGCCAAAAATCCAACCTGCTGCCCTTTGACCTGCCCGACCGGCAGCTTGCCTGTGCGCCCCTTCAGTCCGAGATGGCACGCCGCTATCTCGCGGCCATGGCCTGTGCAGCGAACTATGCCTGGGCCAACCGTCAGATCCTCATGCATCTGACGCGGGAAACATTCATGAAGACCCTGGGCCTTTCTCCCCGCGATTTGAGAATGCGGCTTCTCTTCGACGTGTGCCACAACATCGCCAAACACGAAACGCACCGCTTCGGCGGGCGGACCATGGAGCTGTGCGTGCATCGAAAGGGCGCCACACGCGCTCTGCCGCCCGGGCATCCGCTTCTTCCCGAGATCTACCGCCTTGTCGGGCAGCCCGTCCTGATCCCCGGGGACATGGGAACCCACTCGTACGTGCTGGTCGGCGCTGAAGGTGCTATGGCGGAGACCTTCGGTTCGACCTGCCACGGGGCCGGCCGGGTGTTGAGCCGCTCTCAGGCCCTCAAGCGGGCCAAAGGCAGGTCGATTAGCCGGGAAATGGACGACAAGGGGATCGTTGTGCACTCCAAAGGCAAAAAAACACTGGCGGAAGAGATGCCGGAGGCGTACAAGGACGCATCTCAAGTCGTAGAGGTGGTCCATGCCGCCGGCCTTGCCCGGAAAGTCGCTCGACTGACTCCATTGGGAGTCATCAAAGGGTAG